From one Bacteroides intestinalis DSM 17393 genomic stretch:
- a CDS encoding SIR2 family protein has protein sequence MKKQEEQTKNICLLKKDGFTLYLVKEGDSFTDIKNGVVSILPEELIAKRKSGGNISTDIENYAHKLKRQEYGKKLNYQIENLLFLTGAGSSYLFGENDKKGKLMCNLWDDATVLLGGKQNMDAFCEKVRYTDKDEKDEYRKNLEKVLSLAEKAKDYITEPIFKTDKEEWNITYTVSKIKKMIKDNCNLQITSSESSSVHEKFLNKITKRKSSIARVKLFTLNYDTLFEQAARKGNYTIIDGFSFSIPRIFSGRHFDYDIVIRDGSRIKNEDNFVPRVFHLYKPHGSVDWEKRGNNVYQNKAEEISVEDSLMIFPQENKYEHSYEQPFFEMMTRFQAALRMKNTTLVVIGFSFGDKHILSMINEALEQNPSFQLIIINYRDTGIIESDIFYKEAGERGNIMMVNETFKEFVDAYPNIKIYDQSDEYRLVKIVNEGN, from the coding sequence ATGAAGAAGCAAGAAGAACAAACTAAAAATATCTGTCTTTTAAAAAAAGATGGATTTACACTTTATTTAGTGAAAGAAGGAGATTCGTTCACTGATATAAAGAATGGAGTCGTTTCCATACTTCCAGAAGAGCTTATTGCCAAACGCAAAAGCGGAGGCAACATCTCGACTGACATAGAAAACTACGCCCACAAATTAAAACGTCAAGAATATGGAAAGAAGCTAAATTACCAAATTGAGAATCTCTTGTTTCTTACTGGTGCAGGTTCTTCCTACCTTTTTGGAGAGAATGACAAGAAAGGCAAACTTATGTGTAATTTATGGGATGATGCTACGGTTTTGCTTGGTGGAAAACAGAATATGGATGCCTTTTGCGAAAAAGTCAGATATACTGACAAAGACGAGAAAGACGAATATAGAAAAAACCTAGAAAAAGTCCTTTCATTAGCAGAAAAAGCAAAAGATTATATCACAGAACCGATTTTCAAAACAGATAAAGAAGAATGGAATATTACATATACCGTTAGCAAAATAAAGAAGATGATTAAAGATAATTGCAATCTACAAATAACATCTTCCGAATCATCCAGTGTGCATGAAAAATTTCTTAATAAGATTACTAAACGAAAAAGTTCTATTGCAAGGGTAAAGTTATTTACCTTAAACTATGACACCCTATTTGAGCAAGCTGCACGAAAAGGGAATTATACAATAATAGATGGATTCTCTTTTTCCATTCCACGGATATTCAGTGGAAGACATTTTGATTACGATATCGTAATTCGTGATGGTAGCAGAATTAAGAACGAGGACAATTTTGTTCCACGAGTTTTCCACCTATACAAACCACATGGTTCGGTAGATTGGGAAAAACGAGGCAACAACGTTTACCAAAATAAGGCAGAAGAAATTTCTGTAGAAGATTCATTAATGATTTTTCCGCAAGAAAATAAATATGAACACTCTTACGAACAACCATTTTTTGAAATGATGACTCGTTTTCAAGCTGCGTTACGTATGAAAAATACTACATTGGTTGTTATAGGATTTAGCTTTGGTGACAAGCACATATTATCCATGATAAACGAAGCTTTGGAACAAAATCCAAGTTTTCAACTTATCATTATCAATTACAGGGACACAGGTATCATAGAAAGCGACATTTTCTATAAAGAAGCTGGTGAAAGAGGTAATATAATGATGGTCAATGAAACTTTTAAAGAATTTGTTGACGCTTATCCAAACATCAAAATATATGACCAATCCGATGAATATCGTTTAGTGAAAATTGTCAATGAAGGGAACTAA
- a CDS encoding ATP-binding protein gives MKGTNYNPFVNEHFIGFINQVTPQGVKVHFPSSALLQPFFKYGELYHGGLVGNYVVIEGHQMGFLGKIQGIELPEKERLELSEKSFETNEMHPIGYIEILLSFSFENPEEIQRGLNTLPPIGAKVFVCASYFIQSFFKRFGVKKENTAPCLMKLGVLTQDKTTPVEISLDALFGRHCAIVGTTGGGKSYTTSKLLEGISNAKAKAIIIDPTGEYSGFDSKDYVESAIINKDSYFHYSRLSVGDWFALFRPAGQVQQPKLLDAIKSLKLAKCLEENEKLPEDGKFYHPKFTDKFITCVGGIIRKKCHYKDAFRHFETKYMAEIEEDNSEFDLTKLVIQLKEEAVYESNGSNVEMWGDVDKRTSDNIASLIIRIYSKVSDKAFKQIFGIGKEPKKDLCETIESFISNKSKHILRIGFEDVPYDFQTREILANAIAKFLLNKARKGDFKTQPIVFFADEAHQFLNKEVKDEYFQSMRLDSFDSIAKECRKYGLFLCLATQMPRDIPLGTLSQMGTFLVHRLINHKDKEAVESACSAANKSTLAYLPVLGAGEAILMGVDFPMPVMLKVNLPQTEPNSHTPQFKRL, from the coding sequence ATGAAGGGAACTAATTATAATCCATTTGTAAACGAGCACTTTATTGGTTTTATCAATCAAGTAACTCCACAAGGAGTGAAGGTACATTTCCCTTCCTCCGCTTTGTTACAACCTTTTTTCAAGTATGGTGAACTATATCACGGCGGTTTAGTAGGCAACTATGTAGTAATAGAAGGGCATCAAATGGGATTCTTAGGAAAAATACAAGGAATAGAATTACCTGAAAAAGAGCGTTTGGAACTAAGCGAAAAGTCTTTTGAAACTAATGAAATGCATCCCATAGGATACATTGAAATTCTATTGTCTTTTAGTTTTGAAAATCCAGAAGAAATACAGCGTGGACTTAACACACTACCTCCAATTGGAGCTAAAGTATTTGTTTGCGCTTCTTACTTCATACAAAGTTTCTTTAAACGATTCGGCGTAAAAAAAGAAAATACTGCCCCATGCCTTATGAAACTTGGTGTATTGACACAAGATAAAACAACTCCTGTGGAAATCTCTTTGGACGCTTTGTTTGGTCGCCATTGTGCTATTGTTGGAACTACTGGAGGAGGCAAGAGTTATACAACAAGTAAACTACTTGAAGGAATTTCAAATGCCAAGGCTAAAGCTATTATCATAGATCCTACTGGAGAATATTCAGGTTTTGATTCTAAAGATTATGTAGAAAGTGCTATTATAAATAAAGATAGCTACTTTCATTATTCCCGTTTATCCGTTGGAGATTGGTTCGCATTGTTCAGACCTGCGGGACAAGTGCAACAGCCCAAATTATTAGATGCGATAAAATCACTTAAATTGGCAAAGTGTTTAGAGGAAAACGAAAAATTACCAGAAGATGGGAAATTTTATCATCCTAAGTTTACAGATAAATTCATAACGTGTGTAGGCGGTATAATTAGAAAAAAATGTCATTATAAAGATGCTTTTAGACATTTTGAAACGAAATATATGGCAGAAATAGAGGAAGATAATTCTGAATTTGATTTAACAAAACTTGTAATCCAATTAAAGGAGGAAGCCGTATATGAAAGTAATGGCAGTAATGTTGAAATGTGGGGAGATGTTGACAAAAGAACAAGTGACAACATCGCTAGTCTAATTATTCGTATATATAGTAAGGTATCAGACAAAGCATTTAAGCAAATATTTGGCATAGGAAAAGAGCCTAAAAAAGATTTGTGTGAGACAATTGAATCTTTTATAAGCAACAAGTCAAAACACATTCTACGTATCGGTTTTGAAGATGTTCCCTATGACTTTCAAACAAGAGAAATATTAGCTAATGCCATAGCTAAATTCTTACTTAACAAAGCAAGAAAAGGAGATTTCAAGACACAACCTATTGTGTTCTTTGCAGATGAAGCGCACCAATTTCTGAACAAAGAAGTTAAAGATGAATATTTTCAATCCATGCGTTTAGATTCTTTTGATTCCATAGCAAAGGAATGTAGAAAATATGGCTTATTCCTTTGCTTGGCAACACAAATGCCAAGAGATATTCCATTGGGAACTTTAAGCCAAATGGGTACTTTTTTAGTTCACCGATTAATAAATCATAAAGACAAAGAAGCGGTAGAAAGTGCTTGTTCTGCTGCAAATAAATCAACATTGGCGTATTTACCAGTATTAGGTGCAGGAGAGGCTATACTTATGGGAGTAGATTTTCCAATGCCCGTAATGCTAAAAGTCAATTTACCACAGACTGAACCTAATTCGCATACGCCACAATTTAAGAGATTGTAA
- a CDS encoding class I SAM-dependent DNA methyltransferase: MITGDIKQKVDDVWQTFWNNGFTQPSAIFEQITYLLFMKMLDDKQREKEAIANLTGDVLLNPTFPEGVWRNPSTDKDVPYHEMRWHVFKEMEPTKMLDRVRNDVFIFLRHVGKEGSAYRKAMEDTVFQITNARLLSRVIESIENITSDGADMMGDVYEYMLGIMAASGTNGQFRTPRHIIRMMVELMRPTLNDTICDPAMGSAGFIMEAAKFITEHQSDDLLNIGEGDRFRKEIFHGSDSDASMLRIGCMNMMLHDVDEPNLYYRNSLSDENNDTNRYTLCLANPPFAGSLDTDDIAHTLKAAVKTKKTELLFLALMMRMLQSGGRCASIVPDTVLTGDAQAYKTIRSALVDKHCMQAVITMPSGVFQPYSGVSTAIIIFTKTGTGGTDKVWFYDMRADGFSLTTQRTPQPEQNDIPDIISRFHNLEAETDRSRKEQSFFVTADEIRANGYDLSYKRYHEVEREVIEYEAPETIIARMEERQKAIDAAFAEFKKLLNS, from the coding sequence ATGATTACAGGCGATATAAAACAAAAGGTGGATGATGTATGGCAAACATTCTGGAACAATGGCTTTACCCAACCATCGGCAATCTTTGAACAGATAACTTATCTGCTCTTTATGAAGATGCTTGACGACAAGCAACGTGAAAAGGAAGCGATAGCAAATCTTACGGGCGATGTTTTGCTTAACCCAACATTCCCCGAAGGAGTGTGGCGCAATCCATCCACCGACAAAGATGTACCCTACCACGAAATGCGTTGGCACGTATTCAAAGAAATGGAACCGACCAAAATGTTGGATAGGGTGCGCAACGATGTGTTTATCTTTTTGCGTCATGTTGGGAAAGAGGGTTCGGCTTATAGAAAGGCAATGGAAGACACTGTTTTCCAAATTACCAATGCTCGCCTGCTATCGCGTGTCATCGAAAGTATTGAAAATATCACGTCCGATGGGGCTGACATGATGGGTGATGTGTATGAGTATATGCTCGGCATCATGGCAGCATCGGGTACAAACGGACAATTCCGCACCCCTCGCCATATCATCCGCATGATGGTGGAACTGATGCGACCCACTCTTAATGATACCATCTGCGACCCGGCAATGGGTTCTGCGGGTTTTATTATGGAAGCAGCCAAATTTATCACAGAGCATCAGAGTGATGATTTGCTTAATATAGGAGAGGGAGACCGTTTCCGCAAAGAGATATTTCACGGTTCGGATTCGGACGCTTCCATGCTCCGCATCGGTTGCATGAACATGATGCTTCACGATGTAGACGAGCCTAATCTGTATTATCGTAACTCGCTGTCTGACGAGAACAACGATACAAACCGCTATACCCTTTGCCTTGCCAATCCTCCGTTTGCAGGTAGCCTTGACACTGACGACATAGCGCACACGCTGAAAGCGGCTGTCAAGACCAAGAAAACGGAGTTGCTGTTTCTTGCCTTGATGATGCGGATGCTTCAGTCAGGCGGACGGTGTGCTTCCATTGTACCGGACACGGTTCTCACAGGTGATGCGCAAGCCTATAAGACTATACGTTCCGCATTAGTGGATAAGCACTGTATGCAAGCCGTCATCACGATGCCCTCCGGTGTGTTCCAACCTTATAGCGGAGTCTCTACCGCTATCATCATCTTTACTAAGACAGGTACAGGCGGTACTGACAAGGTTTGGTTTTACGATATGCGTGCCGATGGATTCTCACTCACCACGCAGCGCACTCCTCAGCCTGAACAAAATGACATACCTGATATAATCTCCCGTTTCCATAACCTCGAAGCGGAAACCGACCGCAGTCGCAAAGAACAGTCATTTTTTGTCACTGCCGATGAAATTCGTGCCAATGGCTACGACCTTAGTTATAAGCGTTATCACGAAGTGGAGCGTGAAGTTATTGAATATGAAGCACCGGAAACTATTATCGCTCGAATGGAGGAAAGACAGAAGGCTATTGACGCAGCCTTTGCTGAGTTTAAGAAACTGCTAAATTCGTAG
- a CDS encoding restriction endonuclease subunit S produces MRVDKSKWQKIFLGEVCNLYQPKTIATSCLDSNGKYLVYGANGVIGKYNEYNHKFPEVLITCRGATCGTINISKPFSWINGNAMVVHPKEENLLDFAFLGKAVSAIDYSKVITGAAQPQITRANLQKVQIVIPTLVEQQTIASELDAVQEMIDGYKTQITDLDALAQSIFLDMFGDPVTNPKGWEIMKIGEISEVTSSKRIYQSEQTKSGIPFYKISDFPNLIEYGYSDTGIFISQAKYEELKSKKLVPNESDLLITSRGTLGLCYIVKDEDCFYFQDGMITWLKNLKSTVLSAFLGFMFQSSLFKNQIEKAQNGSTIAYLSIAMIRKFDMIVPPIKLQQHFVSQVEAIEKQKELIRDQLAETETLMAERMQYYFS; encoded by the coding sequence ATGAGAGTGGATAAATCAAAGTGGCAAAAGATTTTTTTAGGTGAGGTATGCAATCTTTATCAACCTAAAACAATAGCAACAAGTTGTTTGGACTCTAATGGCAAATATCTTGTATATGGTGCTAATGGAGTTATTGGCAAATACAATGAATATAATCATAAATTTCCAGAAGTGCTTATTACTTGTCGTGGAGCGACTTGTGGAACAATAAATATAAGTAAACCATTCTCATGGATTAATGGTAATGCAATGGTGGTTCACCCTAAAGAAGAAAATCTATTAGATTTTGCTTTTTTAGGGAAAGCTGTATCTGCTATTGATTATAGTAAAGTCATTACAGGGGCTGCGCAACCTCAAATAACAAGAGCCAATTTGCAAAAAGTGCAAATTGTCATTCCAACACTTGTTGAGCAACAAACAATCGCATCAGAATTGGATGCAGTGCAAGAAATGATTGACGGCTACAAAACGCAGATTACCGACCTTGATGCCCTCGCTCAATCTATCTTCCTTGATATGTTTGGCGACCCTGTAACTAATCCGAAAGGATGGGAGATTATGAAGATAGGAGAAATAAGTGAAGTCACTTCTAGCAAAAGAATATACCAATCCGAACAAACAAAATCAGGTATTCCATTTTATAAAATTAGTGATTTTCCTAATTTGATTGAATATGGATATAGCGATACTGGAATATTTATCTCGCAGGCTAAATACGAGGAATTAAAATCCAAAAAATTAGTTCCAAATGAAAGCGATTTATTAATAACATCAAGAGGAACGTTAGGGTTATGCTATATCGTAAAGGACGAAGATTGCTTCTATTTTCAAGATGGGATGATTACATGGCTGAAAAATCTTAAGTCAACTGTTTTATCTGCCTTTCTTGGATTTATGTTTCAATCGTCTTTGTTCAAGAATCAAATTGAGAAAGCACAAAATGGAAGTACTATTGCATACCTCTCAATTGCTATGATTAGAAAGTTTGATATGATAGTGCCTCCCATTAAACTTCAGCAACACTTCGTCAGCCAAGTCGAAGCCATCGAAAAGCAAAAAGAACTAATCCGCGACCAATTAGCCGAAACCGAGACCCTGATGGCAGAACGAATGCAATATTATTTCTCTTAA
- a CDS encoding Fic family protein — translation MKEIDKKLIETISRYTASGIDQQVDYEKFYLYSLITHSTAIEGSTVTEVENQLLFDEGIAAKGRSLNEQMMNVDLKNAYLYGFEWAKTGQPYSVELLCELSAKVMRRTGSEYSTMGGSFDSSKGELRRCNVSAGIGGRSYLAFQKIPKATADFCDWLNGELASVDRNDMAACYRLSFEAHFRLVTIHPWVDGNGRTTRLLMNIVQRQLGLIPSIVTKDAKGEYIQALIDSREQEDSTIVQDVMLTQHTTNLENRILQYQQSMDDTAKAKSDTVNDTATPKDTTAQLIAAIKEHPEYTYDEYAKLLNVGRATVARHIKKLNGTVIQRIGSDKDGYWKFIE, via the coding sequence ATGAAAGAGATTGATAAGAAACTGATAGAAACCATCAGCCGATATACAGCTTCGGGGATAGACCAGCAGGTGGATTATGAAAAATTCTACCTGTACTCTCTTATTACTCATTCTACGGCTATCGAGGGTTCTACTGTTACCGAAGTAGAAAACCAGTTGTTGTTTGACGAGGGAATTGCAGCCAAAGGAAGAAGCCTGAACGAGCAGATGATGAATGTGGACTTGAAAAACGCATACCTCTATGGCTTTGAATGGGCGAAAACTGGACAACCATACTCTGTTGAACTTTTATGCGAATTGTCTGCCAAAGTCATGCGCCGTACAGGTTCGGAATACTCCACGATGGGTGGCAGTTTTGATTCCTCCAAAGGAGAATTGCGACGCTGCAATGTAAGTGCCGGAATAGGAGGCAGAAGTTATCTGGCATTTCAGAAAATACCTAAAGCAACAGCAGACTTCTGCGATTGGTTAAACGGGGAACTGGCATCTGTGGATAGAAACGATATGGCGGCATGTTATCGGTTGAGTTTTGAAGCGCACTTCCGCCTCGTCACCATTCATCCGTGGGTTGACGGCAACGGGCGTACTACCCGATTGCTGATGAACATCGTACAACGACAGTTGGGTCTTATCCCGTCTATTGTTACCAAAGATGCTAAAGGCGAATACATTCAGGCTTTGATTGACAGTAGGGAGCAGGAAGACAGCACCATTGTTCAAGATGTAATGCTTACGCAGCATACTACCAATCTTGAAAATCGGATTTTACAGTATCAACAAAGCATGGATGATACTGCAAAAGCGAAAAGTGATACTGTAAATGATACTGCAACGCCTAAAGACACCACAGCCCAGCTCATTGCAGCCATTAAAGAACACCCAGAATATACATACGATGAGTACGCCAAACTCCTGAATGTCGGTCGTGCCACTGTTGCACGACATATCAAGAAGTTGAATGGAACGGTCATTCAGCGAATCGGATCGGACAAGGATGGTTATTGGAAATTTATAGAATGA
- a CDS encoding DEAD/DEAH box helicase family protein, with the protein MKNFDIIKDIDGLRTIYRYCATAEDFQVANPMVSATQARLALETMVKTVYRLKGWQIGERASLLSLTTDERFTAFIDSEDLMKRIHYVRKIGNNAAHASDGFVGRRESFFAVLNLYYIIGSILLAWQVIDTLPDFDKELIPQSPQPSNLAVVPQTEQASSATTQTADTAAKAVKESSDAQPTTVDAQPVVNDLSEAETRKLYIDLLLHEADWKVSEHKGEIIPRQAGIEIEVQGMPNESGVGYADYVLFDADGTPLAVVEAKRTSVDATVGRHQAELYADCLATRYTCSRPVIYYTNGFETHLIDGIGYPSRKVMGFHTIDELRRMIAQRGRNDITDLQISDKITNRNYQKRVIESVCKHYNDKHRRALLVMATGTGKTRVSISLVDVLVRNNWVKNVLFLADRIELVNQAKKNDTKLLPNMTVSSLRDSDVDISARILFSTYQTMIGHLDRDAKTFSLGRFDLIIIDEAHRSVFGKYGAIFEYFDCLLLGLTATPRDEVDRSTYDLFGMEQGEPTDSYEYDEAVADGYLNPFRAIKDNSKILTTGIDPEQLTPEERKQLEEIFEYEKMKAGLEPDDPYSRTINATEIFKYIFNQNTVDHVLNRLMNDGIRVKDNTLIGKTIIFAYNHKHAVFIAERFAALYPDLGSDFCRVIDNYEKYSSDLLDKFADVSKQPQIAVSVDMLDTGIDVPEIVNLVFFKPIHSKIKFWQMIGRGTRLCENLFGEGQHKKEFLIFDFYRNFEYFEMHPEGARPTKSQSIVSLIFNLRTDIKFALQDGKYQSNEEAKAFHNDLADILHQQIAALNRNRIDVRLQLRAVETYANPEAMTCLTLGDAMAMKSNISPLLKNATTDTSALKLDALVLKSQLALVDETVNSTSSERKIMDIAAYLKEKKASIPQVMAKMDVLDEVLSPHFWESKSLGSLERIRKELRELIQYLDGGTVGQTFTINVTDTFEEDNSGVNVTPIRTYRRRVEDYLKEHLSDDDTLQKIYHLDPLSEQDIARLEQIFWEELGSKEEFEAQTRTKPYQHNVAAFIRSIIGVEQDIALEKYRALIHGAELTRMQEEYLRTLIRYVCENGDIATVVLQQPPFNKFTAIFRDSPKALIDYVKLISRVIAA; encoded by the coding sequence ATGAAGAATTTCGACATCATAAAAGACATTGACGGATTAAGAACAATTTATCGTTATTGTGCTACGGCAGAGGATTTTCAAGTAGCTAATCCAATGGTCTCAGCCACGCAGGCACGACTTGCATTGGAAACGATGGTAAAGACCGTTTATCGCCTAAAAGGATGGCAAATAGGCGAACGTGCCTCATTGCTTTCGCTCACCACCGATGAACGCTTCACGGCATTTATAGACAGCGAAGACTTGATGAAGCGCATTCACTATGTGCGCAAAATCGGAAACAATGCTGCACACGCCAGTGACGGATTTGTGGGGCGCAGAGAGTCTTTCTTTGCTGTACTAAATCTCTATTACATCATTGGTTCCATCCTATTGGCTTGGCAGGTGATTGACACATTGCCAGACTTTGACAAAGAGCTGATTCCCCAATCACCCCAACCAAGCAACCTTGCCGTTGTTCCTCAAACAGAGCAAGCATCTTCTGCTACCACGCAGACTGCCGATACTGCCGCAAAAGCGGTGAAAGAAAGTTCAGATGCACAACCTACAACGGTGGATGCACAGCCTGTTGTAAACGACCTCTCGGAAGCGGAAACCCGGAAATTGTATATCGACCTGTTGCTTCACGAAGCAGATTGGAAAGTTTCTGAACATAAAGGTGAAATCATCCCCCGTCAAGCCGGAATAGAGATAGAAGTACAGGGTATGCCCAATGAGAGCGGTGTTGGATATGCGGACTATGTACTGTTTGATGCAGACGGAACACCACTGGCAGTAGTGGAAGCCAAACGCACCAGTGTAGATGCGACAGTAGGTCGCCACCAAGCGGAATTGTATGCCGACTGTCTGGCAACACGCTACACTTGTTCTCGTCCGGTTATCTATTATACCAATGGTTTTGAAACTCACTTAATAGACGGCATTGGTTATCCGTCGCGCAAAGTGATGGGATTCCATACCATTGACGAGTTGCGCAGAATGATAGCGCAACGTGGACGCAACGACATTACCGATTTACAGATTTCGGACAAGATAACCAACCGCAACTATCAGAAACGAGTAATCGAATCTGTCTGCAAGCATTATAATGACAAGCATCGCCGTGCCCTATTGGTGATGGCTACCGGAACAGGAAAGACACGTGTCAGCATCTCGCTCGTGGATGTGCTGGTGCGAAACAATTGGGTGAAAAACGTGCTGTTCCTTGCCGACCGTATCGAACTGGTCAATCAGGCAAAAAAGAATGACACTAAGTTATTGCCCAACATGACGGTCAGTTCCTTGCGTGACAGCGATGTGGATATATCGGCACGAATCCTATTCTCCACTTATCAGACCATGATAGGACATCTGGACAGGGATGCAAAAACATTCTCATTAGGCAGATTTGACCTTATCATCATTGACGAAGCACACCGCAGTGTATTCGGTAAATATGGAGCAATCTTTGAGTATTTCGATTGCCTGCTCTTAGGACTGACGGCAACTCCACGTGATGAAGTTGACCGCTCTACATACGACCTGTTCGGCATGGAGCAGGGCGAACCGACCGACAGCTACGAATATGACGAAGCGGTAGCAGATGGTTATCTGAACCCATTCAGAGCAATAAAAGACAACTCAAAGATTCTGACCACAGGAATTGACCCTGAACAACTTACCCCGGAAGAGCGGAAACAGTTGGAAGAGATTTTCGAGTATGAGAAAATGAAAGCTGGATTAGAACCAGATGACCCGTACAGCCGCACCATTAACGCAACGGAGATATTCAAATACATTTTCAACCAAAATACCGTTGACCATGTGCTGAATAGGCTGATGAACGACGGCATCCGGGTGAAAGACAATACCCTGATAGGTAAAACCATCATCTTTGCCTACAACCACAAGCACGCCGTGTTTATTGCCGAACGGTTTGCAGCACTCTATCCCGACTTGGGATCGGACTTCTGCAGGGTCATCGATAACTACGAGAAGTATTCGTCCGACCTGCTTGATAAGTTTGCAGATGTAAGCAAACAACCTCAGATTGCCGTATCGGTAGATATGCTCGACACAGGTATTGATGTGCCTGAGATTGTGAATTTGGTTTTCTTCAAGCCCATCCATTCCAAGATAAAATTCTGGCAAATGATAGGTAGAGGTACACGCTTGTGCGAAAACCTGTTTGGCGAAGGACAACACAAAAAAGAGTTCTTGATATTCGACTTTTACCGGAACTTTGAGTATTTCGAGATGCATCCCGAAGGTGCCCGACCTACAAAGTCGCAATCCATCGTCAGTTTGATATTTAATCTGCGCACGGACATCAAATTCGCCTTGCAAGACGGCAAGTATCAAAGCAACGAGGAGGCAAAGGCTTTTCACAACGACCTTGCCGACATTCTGCACCAACAAATTGCCGCCTTGAACAGAAACCGGATAGATGTGCGCCTGCAACTGAGAGCCGTTGAAACATACGCCAATCCGGAAGCCATGACCTGTTTGACGCTTGGCGATGCAATGGCTATGAAAAGCAATATTTCACCATTGCTTAAAAACGCCACTACCGATACGTCTGCATTGAAACTTGATGCACTTGTGCTCAAATCTCAACTTGCCTTGGTGGACGAAACAGTCAATTCAACCTCCTCAGAGCGGAAGATAATGGACATAGCCGCTTATCTCAAAGAAAAGAAAGCATCCATTCCGCAGGTAATGGCAAAGATGGATGTACTGGACGAAGTGCTGTCTCCCCACTTCTGGGAATCCAAAAGTTTGGGTTCACTCGAACGTATCAGGAAAGAGCTTCGTGAACTCATCCAATACTTGGATGGCGGTACGGTAGGACAAACGTTTACCATCAATGTGACAGACACGTTTGAAGAGGATAATTCGGGAGTCAATGTAACCCCTATCCGCACCTATCGCCGCCGGGTGGAGGATTATCTCAAAGAACATTTGTCGGATGACGATACATTGCAGAAGATATACCACCTTGACCCGCTTTCCGAACAAGACATCGCCCGATTGGAACAGATTTTCTGGGAAGAGTTGGGTTCAAAAGAAGAGTTTGAGGCACAAACAAGAACCAAGCCCTACCAGCATAATGTGGCAGCTTTCATCCGTTCCATCATTGGCGTGGAGCAGGATATAGCATTGGAAAAATATCGTGCATTGATTCATGGTGCGGAACTGACTCGTATGCAAGAGGAGTATCTGCGTACACTCATTCGTTATGTATGTGAAAATGGGGATATTGCCACTGTTGTATTGCAGCAACCACCTTTCAATAAGTTCACAGCTATCTTCCGTGATAGCCCTAAAGCACTTATTGATTATGTAAAACTAATCAGTAGGGTGATTGCGGCGTAA
- a CDS encoding GIY-YIG nuclease family protein yields MGKTVTTYLIDGDPKGTQYAFISNKICQMFVVPRSNLSYLNTQEKLQKPAFYILLGEDESTKPQAYIGETENFKERVKDHDSKKVFWQKALIFVSKDADMTKVDVQYLEHKAIAEAKKANAFVLSDNKQIPKAPNLPEHQQDSMDEFFEDVKFLASFIGCNIFEVSQPKEEHLFYTKGRGCNAKGFYSSDGFTVLKGSIVAQTMVPSFNWKEKREKMLQDYTSNENGILVLTSDKTFSSPSTAADFCIGSSNNGWLVWKDKDGNTLDSVYRKQLE; encoded by the coding sequence ATGGGGAAGACAGTAACAACATATCTCATAGACGGAGACCCGAAAGGAACTCAATATGCATTCATCAGCAATAAGATTTGCCAGATGTTTGTCGTGCCACGTTCTAACCTCTCTTATCTGAATACTCAAGAGAAGTTGCAGAAACCTGCATTTTATATATTACTGGGCGAAGATGAATCAACTAAGCCGCAGGCATACATTGGTGAAACGGAAAATTTTAAAGAGCGTGTGAAAGACCACGACAGCAAGAAGGTGTTTTGGCAAAAAGCACTTATATTCGTATCGAAAGATGCCGATATGACTAAAGTTGATGTGCAATACCTAGAACATAAAGCGATAGCTGAAGCCAAGAAAGCAAACGCTTTTGTTTTAAGCGATAATAAACAAATCCCTAAAGCACCGAATCTACCAGAGCATCAACAAGATTCAATGGATGAATTTTTTGAAGATGTGAAATTTCTGGCATCATTTATCGGTTGCAATATCTTTGAAGTATCACAACCCAAAGAGGAACATCTATTCTACACCAAAGGTAGAGGGTGCAATGCAAAGGGCTTCTACAGTTCCGATGGCTTTACAGTCCTAAAAGGGAGTATTGTTGCCCAAACAATGGTTCCGTCTTTCAACTGGAAAGAAAAACGAGAAAAGATGCTTCAAGATTACACTTCCAACGAGAACGGAATATTGGTATTAACATCGGATAAAACTTTTTCAAGCCCCAGTACTGCCGCAGATTTCTGTATTGGTAGCAGCAATAACGGCTGGTTGGTATGGAAAGACAAAGATGGAAATACTCTAGATTCTGTTTATAGAAAACAATTAGAATAA